From a region of the Ficedula albicollis isolate OC2 chromosome 1A, FicAlb1.5, whole genome shotgun sequence genome:
- the SOCS2 gene encoding LOW QUALITY PROTEIN: suppressor of cytokine signaling 2 (The sequence of the model RefSeq protein was modified relative to this genomic sequence to represent the inferred CDS: inserted 1 base in 1 codon) produces MTWTQIKIYCACRTLAFKQQKKWVTRSISXQRAAFKTNRNKQTPSFSHLLTGWYWGNMTVAEAKERLQDAPEGTFLVRDSSHSEYLLTISVKTSAGPTNLRIEYQDGKFRLDSITCVRSRLKQFNSVVHLIEYYVLMCKDRTETPSNGTVHLYLNKPLYTSAPSLQHRCRIAINKSTNQIWELPLPTRLKEYLKEYQYQV; encoded by the exons atgacctGGACG caaataaaaatttactgTGCCTGCAGGACTTTAGCtttcaaacaacaaaagaaatggGTGACTAGAAGCATAT GCCAGAgagcagcttttaaaacaaacaggaataaacaaactccttctttttctcatcttttaaCAGGATGGTACTGGGGCAACATGACTGTTGCTGAAGCCAAAGAAAGGTTACAGGATGCCCCTGAAGGGACCTTTTTGGTTAGGGATAGTTCGCATTCAGAGTATCTACTGACTATATCGGTAAAAACATCAGCGGGACCGACCAATCTACGTATAGAATATCAAGATGGCAAGTTTAGACTGGACTCTATCACTTGTGTCAGATCTAGACTTAAACAGTTCAACAGCGTTGTGCATTTGATCGAGTACTATGTTCTTATGTGCAAGGATAGAACTGAAACACCTTCAAACGGAACAGTTCACCTTTACTTGAACAAACCCCTCTATACGTCTGCTCCATCTCTGCAACACCGCTGCAGAATAGCTATAAACAAGAGCACAAATCAGATCTGGGAGCTGCCATTACCAACAAGACTAAAAGAGTACTTGAAAGAGTATCAATACCAGgtataa